A genome region from Hippopotamus amphibius kiboko isolate mHipAmp2 chromosome 1, mHipAmp2.hap2, whole genome shotgun sequence includes the following:
- the LOC130835303 gene encoding myomegalin-like — protein sequence GQLEQSIQVNNCLRLQLEQQLDGGASKASLSPSSVNQKFPNNTDPGNKQLLFQDSVASPPVRDVGMNSPVLVLPSSSSAASGSETTTFNRKNELGLDASPVMKNPPKLEGDATDGSFANKHGRHVIGHVDDYSALRQQIEEGRLLVKKVASLVRSTCNFLGLEALGTEVMGSEAIHELRSSANALHHRLEESASLLTMFWRAALPSSHGPALGGKVGESMKRELLELRTKLSRQESLLQSTAEHLKTANQQKESLEQFIFSQLTRTHDVLKKARTNLEVRKPLQQSEP from the exons GGGCAGCTGGAGCAGAGCATTCAGGTGAACAACTGTCTGCGACTGCAGCTTGAACAGCAGTTGGATGGTGGTGCCAGCAaagccagcctcagcccctcctctgttAACCAGAAATTCCCCAACAACACTGACCCTGGAAACAAGCAGCTGCTCTTCCAag ATTCAGTTGCCTCCCCTCCAGTTCGGGATGTGGGCATGAATTCTCCAGTTCTggtcctccccagctcctcttctgctgcttctggctCAGAGACCACAACCTTCAACAGGAAAAATG agctgggtttggatgctTCTCCAGTAATGAAGAAccctcccaagctggagggtgATGCTACTGATGGCTCCTTTGCCAATAAGCATGGCCGCCATGTCATTGGCCACGTTGATGACTATAGTGCCCTAAGACAGCAGATTGAAGAGGGCAGACTGCTGGTCAAGAAGGTAGCATCCCTCGTGAGATCAACCTGCAACTTCCTTGGCCTTGAAGCTCTAGGCACAGAG GTGATGGGCAGTGAAGCCATCCATGAGCTCAGGAGCAGCGCCAACGCCCTGCACCACCGGCTGGAGGAGTCCGCCTCCCTCCTCACCATGTTCTGGCGAGCAGCCTTGCCAAGCTCCCATGGCCCTGCGCTGGGTGGCAAAGTG GGAGAGTCCATGAAAAGGGAGCTTCTGGAACTGAGAACCAAACTATCCAGACAGGAGAGTCTCCTTCAGAGCACAGCTGAGCATCTGAAGACCGCCAACCAGCAGAAGGAGAGCTTGGAGCAGTTCATCTTCAGCCAGT tGACCAGGACACATGATGTTTTAAAGAAGGCAAGGACTAATCTGGAGGTAAGGAAACCATTGCAACAGTCAGAGCCATAG